One window of the Mycobacterium xenopi genome contains the following:
- a CDS encoding S9 family peptidase, with product MSATAFDDLDDYLALPRVSALAVAADGSRVVTTVAELNDNRSEYVSAVWELDPAGRTPARRLTRSANGESSPAFTADGDLLFVSARAKAEKADDEKPPASLWRLPADGGEAVEVLAMPGGVSVVQSARSAEVTVVGAPLLPAAQTVVDDRRLRDLRKDSKVTAILYTKYPVRHWDKDLGPDEVHLFDASGPRDLTPRPGAALREDGFDISADGRFLVTTWRVSGPGPMQRSVLLRVDIESGHRIVIVDDPDADLERPAISPDCKAVAFTRETIANPGRAPRRTLHCLRFGEEPAIVAPDWDRWPASVTWSSDGTSLIVTADQAGRTPVFVIDLSTSAITQLTTDDFAYTDVTPAPGGVLYALRSSLTAPPHPVRIDPDGSITGLPCIELPTLPGTLEDITANAPDGESVRSWLVLPEDLTPAPLLLWIHGGPVASWNSWSWRWNPWLMAAKGYAVLLPDPALSTGYGQDFIQRGWGAWGAAPFADLMTATDAACAHPRIDATRIAAMGGSFGGYMANWIAGHTDRFAAIVTHASLWALDQFGSTTDLAYYWCREMTPEMTASHSPHRFVDRITTPMLVIHGDKDYRVPIGEALRLWYDLLAGSGLPAGADGTSPHRFLYFPSEHHWVLAPQHTKIWYQVVIAFLAEHVLGKSGELPELLGVASAP from the coding sequence ATGAGCGCAACGGCATTCGATGATCTCGACGACTACCTGGCGCTGCCGCGGGTATCCGCCCTGGCGGTCGCAGCAGACGGGTCGCGGGTGGTCACGACGGTGGCCGAACTCAACGACAACCGCAGCGAATATGTCAGCGCGGTCTGGGAACTCGACCCGGCCGGGCGAACACCCGCACGGCGGTTGACTCGCTCCGCCAACGGCGAGTCGTCGCCCGCGTTCACCGCGGACGGCGATCTGCTGTTCGTCTCGGCGCGGGCCAAAGCTGAGAAGGCGGACGACGAAAAACCGCCGGCGTCGCTGTGGCGGCTGCCAGCCGACGGCGGTGAAGCCGTCGAGGTGCTGGCCATGCCCGGCGGCGTGTCGGTGGTGCAAAGCGCTCGCAGCGCCGAAGTGACGGTGGTTGGCGCGCCGTTGCTGCCGGCGGCGCAAACTGTCGTGGACGATCGACGGTTGCGCGATCTACGCAAAGACAGCAAAGTAACCGCGATCCTGTACACGAAATATCCAGTCCGCCACTGGGACAAGGATCTTGGGCCCGACGAAGTCCACCTATTCGATGCGAGCGGTCCGCGTGACCTGACTCCGCGGCCGGGTGCAGCCTTGCGCGAGGACGGATTCGACATCAGTGCTGATGGCCGATTCCTCGTTACGACCTGGCGTGTCAGTGGACCCGGGCCCATGCAGCGCTCGGTGTTGCTGCGGGTTGACATCGAATCCGGGCACCGCATCGTCATCGTCGATGACCCGGATGCGGATCTGGAGCGCCCGGCCATCTCCCCGGACTGCAAGGCCGTGGCGTTCACGCGGGAAACAATCGCCAACCCTGGTCGCGCGCCGCGAAGGACGCTGCATTGCTTGCGGTTTGGCGAGGAACCGGCAATCGTCGCCCCAGATTGGGACCGCTGGCCGGCGTCGGTGACCTGGTCGAGCGACGGCACCTCACTGATCGTCACCGCCGACCAGGCTGGCCGCACGCCGGTGTTCGTGATCGATTTATCCACGTCGGCCATCACTCAACTCACAACCGACGACTTTGCCTACACCGACGTCACACCCGCGCCCGGCGGCGTGCTGTACGCACTTCGCAGTTCTCTTACGGCGCCCCCACACCCGGTGCGAATCGACCCCGACGGCAGCATCACAGGATTGCCTTGCATTGAATTGCCGACGCTGCCAGGGACTTTGGAAGACATCACCGCGAATGCACCGGACGGAGAGTCGGTGCGTTCGTGGCTGGTGCTTCCTGAAGACCTCACGCCCGCGCCGCTGCTGCTCTGGATTCACGGGGGTCCGGTGGCCAGCTGGAACAGCTGGTCGTGGCGGTGGAATCCGTGGCTGATGGCCGCCAAAGGGTACGCGGTGCTGTTGCCCGACCCCGCGCTGTCCACCGGCTACGGGCAAGACTTCATCCAGCGTGGCTGGGGAGCTTGGGGCGCAGCGCCATTCGCGGATCTGATGACCGCCACCGACGCTGCCTGCGCACACCCGCGCATCGACGCCACCCGAATCGCGGCAATGGGCGGATCATTCGGCGGATACATGGCCAACTGGATAGCCGGCCACACCGATCGGTTCGCCGCGATCGTCACACATGCCAGCTTGTGGGCCCTGGATCAATTCGGTTCCACCACTGACCTTGCCTACTACTGGTGTCGCGAAATGACACCGGAGATGACGGCAAGCCACTCCCCACACCGGTTCGTCGACCGAATCACCACTCCGATGCTGGTCATTCACGGCGACAAGGACTATCGCGTACCGATCGGTGAAGCCCTTCGACTGTGGTACGACCTGTTGGCTGGATCAGGCTTACCCGCCGGCGCCGACGGCACCAGCCCCCACCGGTTTTTGTACTTCCCATCCGAACACCACTGGGTGCTGGCGCCACAGCACACGAAAATCTGGTACCAGGTCGTTATTGCGTTCCTCGCCGAACACGTGCTCGGAAAATCCGGCGAATTGCCCGAACTGCTCGGAGTAGCGTCAGCCCCGTGA
- a CDS encoding saccharopine dehydrogenase family protein, producing the protein MTDTQREFDIVLYGATGFVGRLTAEYLARAGAKARIALAGRSIDRLRTVRENLGESAQSWPLIHANASTPSTLDAMAKRTQVVVTTVGPYTRYGLPLVAACAAAGTDYADLTGEAMFVRNSIDQCHKQAIDTGARVVHACGFDSIPSDLSVYSLYLAASRDGAGELADTDFVLRGFSGGLSGGTIASMIEVLHTASTDSEARRLLSDPYTLSTDRAAEPELGRQPDLPLRRGRDIAPELAGIWTAGFMMAPYNTRIVRRSNALLDWAYGRRFRYSEHMSLGSSFVAPVASVMVSGAGNAMFGLGARYFRLLPRRLVQWLAPKPGTGPSEAARERGYYQAETYTTTTTGARYVASIAQQGDPGYKATSVLLGESGLALALDRDKLSDLRGVLTPATAMGDALLARFPAAGVSLQTKRL; encoded by the coding sequence GTGACTGATACGCAACGCGAATTCGACATCGTCTTGTACGGGGCGACTGGCTTCGTCGGAAGGCTGACTGCGGAATATCTGGCCCGCGCCGGCGCGAAGGCCCGCATCGCATTGGCGGGCCGCTCGATCGACCGCTTGCGCACGGTGCGCGAAAACCTCGGCGAATCCGCGCAGTCCTGGCCACTGATCCACGCCAATGCCTCTACGCCCTCGACGCTGGACGCAATGGCGAAACGCACCCAGGTGGTCGTCACCACCGTCGGCCCCTACACCCGCTACGGGTTGCCGCTGGTTGCCGCATGTGCTGCGGCGGGGACCGATTACGCCGACCTCACCGGGGAGGCGATGTTTGTGCGCAACAGCATTGACCAGTGCCACAAGCAGGCCATCGACACCGGTGCACGCGTTGTGCATGCGTGCGGATTCGATTCCATCCCTTCAGATTTGAGTGTCTATTCACTCTACCTGGCGGCCAGCCGAGACGGTGCCGGCGAACTCGCAGACACCGACTTTGTGTTGCGCGGGTTCTCCGGGGGGCTATCCGGTGGAACTATCGCGTCGATGATCGAAGTGCTGCACACCGCATCCACCGACTCGGAGGCACGGCGCCTGCTCAGCGACCCGTACACGCTGAGCACCGACCGTGCCGCTGAACCGGAGCTGGGTCGGCAGCCGGATCTACCGTTGCGTCGTGGTCGCGACATTGCTCCGGAACTGGCCGGAATTTGGACGGCCGGGTTCATGATGGCTCCCTACAACACCCGAATCGTGCGGCGCAGCAACGCGTTACTGGATTGGGCCTACGGCAGGCGGTTCCGTTACAGCGAGCACATGAGCCTGGGATCGTCGTTCGTCGCTCCGGTGGCCTCAGTCATGGTCAGTGGGGCGGGTAACGCGATGTTCGGGTTGGGCGCCCGGTATTTCCGGCTGCTGCCGCGCCGGCTGGTGCAGTGGCTGGCGCCCAAGCCCGGTACCGGCCCCAGCGAAGCTGCTCGTGAGCGCGGCTACTATCAGGCCGAGACCTACACCACCACGACCACCGGTGCCCGTTATGTGGCGAGCATCGCGCAGCAGGGCGATCCGGGTTACAAAGCGACCTCCGTGCTGCTGGGGGAGAGCGGCCTGGCACTGGCCTTGGACCGTGACAAGCTCTCCGACCTGCGTGGTGTGCTCACCCCGGCGACCGCAATGGGCGACGCGCTGCTGGCCCGGTTCCCGGCCGCCGGCGTGTCGTTGCAGACCAAACGGCTGTAA
- a CDS encoding DUF937 domain-containing protein yields MAGLDDLFAQIPTREIANKLGADEADVNSAIQTLVPVLVGGLHQNAQNPEQASEIEAAVSQHAARGLLDTGVSVGQVDESDGQKAIAKIFGGNDTSQVAAALSGAGAGNNELFQKLLPILAPIVLAYVGKQLGEKKGSEPAHQQSSGGVLGDVLGSILGGASGGGGNKSLGAMLGNALGSKAGDILGGLLGGKNKK; encoded by the coding sequence ATGGCCGGTCTTGATGATCTCTTCGCTCAGATCCCCACGCGTGAAATCGCAAACAAGTTAGGCGCTGACGAAGCGGACGTGAATAGCGCCATCCAAACACTGGTGCCAGTGCTTGTTGGCGGGCTACACCAGAACGCGCAAAACCCCGAGCAAGCCTCAGAGATCGAGGCCGCGGTCAGCCAACATGCGGCTCGGGGGCTGCTGGACACGGGTGTCAGCGTGGGCCAAGTCGACGAATCCGACGGTCAGAAGGCGATCGCGAAGATCTTCGGCGGCAACGACACCAGCCAGGTCGCCGCTGCGCTTTCGGGTGCCGGCGCTGGCAATAACGAGTTGTTCCAGAAGCTCTTGCCGATCTTGGCGCCGATCGTGCTGGCCTACGTCGGCAAGCAACTAGGCGAAAAGAAAGGTTCAGAGCCCGCGCATCAGCAGTCGTCTGGAGGTGTCCTGGGCGACGTACTCGGCAGCATCCTCGGCGGAGCATCCGGCGGCGGTGGCAACAAGTCGTTGGGCGCCATGTTGGGCAATGCGTTGGGGAGCAAAGCGGGCGACATTCTTGGCGGACTCCTAGGTGGCAAGAATAAGAAATGA
- a CDS encoding LysM peptidoglycan-binding domain-containing protein — protein sequence MGDTLTAGQKLVRGESLTSNNGAYTLTLQDDGNLVLAVRGKAIWATGTNGQDVVRAEVQPDGNFVLYTADKPVWATNTKGKKNPRLVLQDDRNLVLYADGGAAWSTKTETDAPPPPAPEEPTAAAAPAAEEPAPEPEAAPAEPPPAPEPAARTYTVESGDTLWAIAERFYGDGSKYQVIADASGISNPDLIHPGQVLTIP from the coding sequence ATGGGTGACACACTGACTGCAGGACAGAAGCTGGTAAGGGGAGAGTCGCTCACCTCAAACAACGGCGCCTACACCTTGACGTTGCAAGACGACGGCAACTTGGTACTGGCGGTGCGCGGCAAGGCTATTTGGGCCACCGGTACCAACGGCCAAGATGTGGTGCGCGCGGAAGTACAGCCAGACGGCAACTTCGTCCTCTACACCGCGGACAAACCAGTGTGGGCCACTAACACTAAGGGCAAGAAGAATCCCAGACTCGTCCTGCAGGACGACCGCAACCTGGTGCTCTACGCCGACGGCGGGGCAGCATGGTCGACCAAGACCGAAACCGATGCGCCGCCACCACCGGCCCCCGAAGAGCCGACCGCCGCGGCCGCACCCGCTGCTGAAGAACCCGCCCCCGAACCGGAAGCAGCCCCCGCAGAGCCGCCACCGGCGCCGGAACCCGCCGCACGGACGTACACCGTCGAATCCGGCGACACGTTGTGGGCCATCGCCGAGCGCTTCTACGGCGACGGCAGCAAATATCAGGTCATCGCCGACGCCAGCGGCATCTCGAACCCTGACCTGATTCACCCCGGGCAGGTGCTGACGATCCCCTGA
- a CDS encoding valine--tRNA ligase — MTPNPKPAVSPAAEALPKTWDPGAVESAIYQGWVDAGYFTADPASAKPGYSIVLPPPNVTGSLHMGHALEHTLMDALTRRKRMQGYEVLWLPGTDHAGIATQSVVENQLALEGKTKEELGRERFIETVWQWKRESGGAIGAQMRRLGDGVDWSRDRFTLDEGLSRAVRTMFKRLYDAGLIYQAERLVNWSPVLETAISDLEVNYEDVEGELVSFRYGSLDDSEPHIVVATTRVETMLGDTAIAVHPDDERYRHLVGTSLPHPFVSRMLVVVADQHVDPEFGTGAVKVTPAHDPNDFEIGLRHQLPMPNIMDTKGRIAGTGTQFDGMDRFQARVAVREALAAQGRIVEEKRPYLHSVGHSERTGEPIEPRLSLQWWVRVESLAKAAGDAVRNGHTVIHPASMEPRWFGWVDDMHDWCISRQLWWGHRIPIWYGPNGEKVCVGPDETPPEDWKQDPDVLDTWFSSALWPFSTMGWPERTPELEKFYPTSVLVTGYDILFFWVARMMMFGTFVGGDDAITLDGRRGPQVPFTNVFLHGLIRDEFGRKMSKSKGNIIDPLDWLDQFGADALRFALARGASPGGDLTISTDHVRASRNFGTKLFNATRFALLNGARLAPLPDLADMTDADRWILGRLEEVRAEVDSAFDGYEFSRACEALYHFTWDEFCDWYVELAKTQLADGVTHTTAVLAAVLDTLLRLLHPVIPFITEALWRTLTGQESLVIADWPKPSGFDLDHVAAQRIIDMQKLVTEVRRFRSDQGLGDRQKVPARLSGIDEADLSGQVPAVMSLAWLTAPGPQFNASVSLEVRLSGGTVVVELDTSGVVDVAAERRRLEKDLAAAQKELESTTAKLANHDFLAKAPPAVVEKIRARQQLARDEADRIAARLAALQ, encoded by the coding sequence GTGACCCCCAACCCGAAGCCCGCCGTCAGCCCTGCGGCTGAAGCTTTGCCCAAAACGTGGGATCCGGGCGCGGTCGAAAGCGCGATCTATCAGGGCTGGGTGGATGCTGGATATTTCACCGCCGACCCGGCCAGCGCCAAGCCGGGGTATTCGATCGTGTTGCCGCCGCCCAATGTGACCGGCAGCCTGCACATGGGTCACGCGCTCGAGCACACGTTGATGGATGCCCTGACTCGGCGCAAGCGCATGCAGGGGTATGAGGTGCTGTGGTTGCCCGGCACCGACCACGCCGGTATTGCTACCCAGAGCGTGGTGGAGAACCAGCTTGCGCTGGAGGGCAAAACCAAAGAAGAGCTGGGCCGCGAGCGGTTCATTGAGACGGTGTGGCAGTGGAAGCGGGAATCCGGCGGCGCGATCGGGGCTCAGATGCGCCGCCTCGGCGACGGGGTGGACTGGAGCCGCGACCGGTTTACCCTCGACGAGGGCTTGTCCCGGGCAGTGCGCACGATGTTCAAACGCCTCTATGACGCCGGCCTGATCTACCAGGCCGAACGGCTGGTGAACTGGTCACCGGTGCTGGAAACCGCCATTTCCGACCTCGAGGTCAACTACGAAGACGTCGAAGGCGAACTGGTGTCGTTCCGGTATGGCTCGCTTGACGACTCGGAGCCGCACATCGTTGTCGCCACTACCCGCGTCGAGACAATGCTCGGCGACACCGCGATTGCGGTGCATCCTGACGACGAACGCTACCGCCATTTGGTTGGCACCAGCCTGCCGCACCCTTTCGTCAGCCGGATGCTCGTCGTCGTCGCCGACCAGCATGTCGACCCCGAATTCGGAACGGGCGCCGTCAAAGTCACCCCCGCGCACGACCCCAACGACTTCGAGATCGGCCTGCGGCATCAATTGCCGATGCCCAATATCATGGATACCAAGGGCCGAATTGCCGGTACCGGAACACAATTCGACGGCATGGACCGTTTCCAGGCCCGCGTAGCTGTGCGGGAGGCACTCGCGGCGCAGGGGCGCATCGTCGAAGAGAAGCGCCCATACCTGCATAGCGTCGGGCATTCTGAGCGTACCGGCGAGCCGATTGAGCCGCGGCTTTCGCTGCAGTGGTGGGTGCGGGTGGAATCTCTGGCTAAGGCCGCTGGTGACGCTGTCCGCAACGGACACACGGTGATTCACCCTGCCAGCATGGAGCCCCGGTGGTTCGGCTGGGTTGACGACATGCATGACTGGTGCATTTCACGTCAGCTCTGGTGGGGCCACCGTATTCCGATCTGGTATGGGCCCAACGGGGAGAAGGTGTGTGTCGGGCCCGACGAGACTCCGCCCGAGGACTGGAAACAAGATCCCGACGTGCTGGATACCTGGTTCTCGTCGGCGTTGTGGCCGTTTTCGACGATGGGTTGGCCAGAGCGCACGCCTGAATTGGAAAAGTTCTATCCCACAAGCGTGTTGGTCACCGGCTACGACATCTTGTTCTTCTGGGTGGCTCGCATGATGATGTTCGGCACCTTCGTCGGTGGCGACGACGCCATCACGCTCGATGGTCGTCGTGGACCTCAGGTGCCGTTCACCAACGTGTTCTTGCACGGGCTGATCCGCGATGAGTTCGGCCGCAAGATGAGCAAGTCCAAGGGCAACATCATCGATCCGCTGGACTGGTTGGACCAATTCGGTGCCGACGCGTTGCGGTTCGCGCTGGCCCGGGGCGCCAGCCCGGGCGGTGACTTGACCATCAGCACGGACCATGTGCGGGCGTCGCGCAACTTCGGCACCAAGCTGTTCAACGCCACCCGGTTCGCTTTGCTCAACGGTGCCCGGCTAGCGCCGTTGCCCGACCTTGCCGACATGACCGACGCCGACCGTTGGATTCTGGGACGGTTGGAAGAGGTTCGCGCCGAGGTGGATTCGGCCTTCGACGGCTACGAGTTCAGCCGCGCCTGCGAGGCGTTGTACCACTTCACCTGGGACGAGTTCTGCGACTGGTACGTCGAGCTTGCCAAGACACAACTCGCCGACGGCGTCACACATACCACCGCTGTGCTGGCCGCCGTACTCGACACCCTGCTGCGGCTGCTGCACCCGGTGATCCCGTTCATCACCGAGGCGCTGTGGCGGACCCTGACCGGTCAGGAGTCGCTGGTGATCGCCGACTGGCCGAAGCCGTCTGGGTTTGACTTGGATCATGTTGCCGCGCAACGGATCATCGATATGCAAAAGCTGGTAACCGAGGTTCGCCGGTTCCGCAGCGATCAGGGGCTGGGCGATCGGCAGAAAGTGCCGGCCCGCCTCTCGGGTATCGACGAGGCCGATCTGTCCGGCCAAGTGCCTGCGGTGATGTCGCTGGCGTGGTTGACGGCGCCTGGACCCCAGTTCAATGCGTCGGTGTCGCTGGAGGTGCGGTTGAGCGGCGGCACTGTCGTCGTCGAACTCGACACGTCCGGTGTCGTCGACGTTGCTGCTGAACGCCGCCGCCTGGAAAAGGATTTGGCCGCAGCACAAAAAGAACTCGAGTCGACGACCGCCAAACTGGCAAACCACGACTTCCTGGCCAAGGCACCTCCGGCCGTCGTCGAAAAGATCCGGGCCCGCCAGCAACTGGCCCGCGACGAAGCCGACCGGATCGCGGCCAGGCTGGCCGCACTGCAATGA
- the folC gene encoding bifunctional tetrahydrofolate synthase/dihydrofolate synthase, translated as MTSEPLGRRSPDPAPDEIAALLQVEHLLDQRWPETRIEPSLTRISALMDLLGSPQRGYPSIHIAGTNGKTSVARMVDALLRALHRRTGRTTSPHLQSAVERIAIDGKPISPADYVATYRDIEPYVQMIDQQSQSSGGPAMSKFEVLTAMAFAAFADAPVDVAVVEVGLGGRWDATNVVNAPVAVITPISIDHVDYLGDDIGGIAAEKAGIIRKAEGPVDTVAVIARQVPEVMDVLLAQAARADAQVAREDSEFAVRDRRVAVGGQLLDLQGLGGAYSDIYLPLHGEHQAHNAAVALAAVEAFFGAGAQRQLDVDAVRAGFAAVTSPGRLERMRSTPTVFIDAAHNPAGAAALAKALADEFDFRFLVGVVSVLADKDVGGILAALEPVLDRVVVTHNRSPRALDVESLALAAEQRFGPDRVVTADSLRDAVDTATALVDDAAGGDASGTGIVITGSVVTAGAARTLFGRDPE; from the coding sequence ATGACGTCCGAGCCGCTCGGTCGGCGCTCGCCGGATCCCGCACCCGACGAGATCGCGGCGCTGTTACAGGTCGAGCACCTGCTCGATCAGCGCTGGCCGGAAACTCGCATCGAGCCGAGCCTGACTCGCATCAGCGCGCTGATGGATCTGCTCGGCTCACCCCAACGCGGCTACCCGTCGATCCACATCGCCGGCACCAACGGCAAAACCTCGGTGGCGCGGATGGTCGACGCACTGCTGCGAGCGCTCCACCGGCGGACCGGCCGCACCACCAGCCCGCACCTTCAGTCCGCGGTGGAGCGCATCGCAATCGACGGCAAACCGATCAGCCCCGCTGACTACGTCGCCACCTACCGCGACATCGAGCCCTACGTGCAGATGATCGACCAGCAGTCGCAGTCCAGCGGCGGTCCGGCGATGAGCAAGTTCGAAGTGCTCACCGCGATGGCGTTCGCCGCGTTCGCTGATGCGCCGGTCGACGTCGCGGTGGTGGAGGTCGGTCTGGGTGGGCGGTGGGATGCCACCAACGTGGTCAACGCGCCGGTGGCCGTCATCACTCCGATCAGCATCGACCATGTCGACTATCTCGGCGACGACATCGGCGGCATCGCCGCGGAGAAAGCAGGGATTATCCGCAAAGCCGAAGGCCCAGTGGACACCGTCGCCGTCATTGCCCGCCAGGTGCCCGAAGTTATGGATGTGCTGTTGGCGCAAGCGGCGCGGGCCGACGCGCAGGTAGCGCGCGAGGACTCCGAGTTCGCGGTGCGCGACCGCCGCGTGGCTGTCGGCGGCCAGCTGCTGGATCTGCAGGGCCTAGGCGGGGCGTACTCCGATATCTATCTGCCGCTGCACGGCGAACACCAGGCGCACAACGCGGCTGTCGCGCTGGCGGCGGTCGAGGCGTTCTTCGGCGCGGGCGCACAGCGCCAGCTCGACGTCGACGCGGTTCGCGCCGGATTCGCGGCCGTGACCAGCCCTGGTCGGCTGGAGCGCATGCGCAGCACGCCGACGGTGTTCATCGACGCCGCGCATAACCCGGCGGGAGCGGCGGCGCTTGCGAAGGCCTTGGCCGATGAGTTCGACTTCCGATTTCTAGTCGGTGTGGTCAGTGTGCTGGCCGACAAGGACGTCGGCGGCATCCTCGCTGCGCTCGAGCCCGTCTTGGACCGGGTCGTCGTTACCCACAACCGGTCGCCGCGGGCGCTGGACGTCGAGTCGCTGGCCTTGGCGGCCGAGCAGCGGTTCGGCCCGGACCGGGTCGTCACCGCGGACAGCCTGCGCGACGCCGTCGACACCGCGACGGCGCTGGTCGACGACGCCGCGGGTGGGGACGCGTCCGGCACCGGCATAGTCATCACCGGCTCGGTGGTCACCGCCGGCGCCGCGCGCACGTTGTTTGGTCGCGACCCGGAATGA
- a CDS encoding DUF4233 domain-containing protein: protein MTAQPDGEAPPPPPDPWKAFRGVMAGTLILEAVVVLLAVPVVGAVGGGLTAVSLGYLLGLAAALVLLVGLQGRSWAIWVDLAAQLVPIAGFALYPGVGFVGVLFALVWMLIAYLRAEVRWRQRRGLLPGQQRPPD, encoded by the coding sequence ATGACCGCGCAGCCCGATGGCGAGGCGCCACCACCGCCACCCGACCCCTGGAAGGCCTTTCGTGGGGTGATGGCCGGCACGCTGATCTTGGAAGCCGTGGTGGTATTGCTGGCGGTGCCGGTGGTCGGCGCGGTCGGCGGGGGACTGACCGCAGTGTCGCTTGGGTATTTGCTCGGTTTGGCGGCGGCCTTAGTCCTGCTGGTCGGGCTGCAGGGCCGGTCCTGGGCGATATGGGTCGACCTGGCCGCGCAGCTCGTGCCGATTGCCGGATTTGCGCTGTATCCGGGCGTGGGTTTCGTCGGCGTGCTGTTTGCCCTGGTGTGGATGCTGATCGCCTATTTACGCGCGGAGGTGCGGTGGCGCCAGCGGCGGGGCCTGTTGCCGGGTCAGCAGCGCCCGCCGGACTGA
- the ndk gene encoding nucleoside-diphosphate kinase gives MLLVKPDAVARGLIGEIISRIERKGLTFAALELRKVSDELARQHYAEHEGKAFFTPLLEFITSGAVVAAIVEGPRAVAAVRQIAGATDPVEKAAPGTIRGDFALETQFNLVHGSDSAESARREIALWFPDYR, from the coding sequence CTGCTGTTGGTCAAGCCGGACGCCGTCGCTCGTGGGCTGATCGGTGAGATCATCAGCCGCATCGAACGCAAAGGCCTCACCTTCGCAGCACTTGAGCTGAGAAAGGTGAGCGACGAACTGGCCCGCCAGCACTACGCCGAGCACGAGGGCAAAGCGTTCTTCACCCCGTTGCTTGAGTTCATCACCTCTGGAGCGGTGGTGGCAGCAATCGTGGAGGGCCCGCGAGCGGTGGCGGCCGTGCGCCAGATTGCCGGGGCCACCGACCCGGTGGAGAAGGCGGCCCCGGGCACGATCCGAGGCGACTTCGCGCTAGAAACGCAATTCAACCTGGTCCACGGTTCGGATTCGGCGGAATCTGCCCGGCGGGAGATCGCGCTGTGGTTTCCCGACTACCGTTAG